The following coding sequences are from one Purpureocillium takamizusanense chromosome 14, complete sequence window:
- a CDS encoding Dextrin dextranase (COG:M~COG:U~EggNog:ENOG503NV47~TransMembrane:1 (o20-37i)) — translation MGFTMMQQLPSFDLYQLNRPGPWVAAALVAVLIQALLRKRQTKPSETISNNNNGANKTTETAIPTSFQMSVPTPYPDWSLETTKPLPYRAFRYGPRYNITMGLRSLPPIEWIELDNHYTKFHTEKAKRLLERGDKCVKTDPEAYNAAMELLQELTNYLPARYPSLYRRTAVGIDNLWSGESLNITEVLLREDPMAMCARLVQDDLALMIEQPDGQYRLLAGAILLAGFWRLSDKFGMTLADIHTSGNVPHFEEKLQSGMMKFFQRLRCDTFYARNNYFIQVDDELAWSPSIGDEDEAVVSWGTAKKNKAIEHHFFRSERQTLRRLPRTGAIVFTIRTYFAPITEIAEEDCVPGRLASAVRSWDEWVGEYKGRDKYGEILLEYLDRKHAEQLQRGLDVDKVESSKSYPW, via the coding sequence ATGGGATTCACTATGATGCAACAACTCCCATCATTCGATCTCTATCAATTGAATCGACCGGGGCCATGGGttgccgcggcgctggtggcagTTCTCATTCAAGCGCTGCTGCGAAAACGCCAAACCAAGCCAAGCGAGACcatcagcaacaacaacaacgggGCCAACAAGACTACCGAGACGGCCATCCCTACCTCATTCCAGATGTCGGTTCCTACCCCGTATCCAGACTGGTCTCTTGAAACGACCAAACCTCTGCCATACCGGGCTTTTCGCTATGGGCCAAGATACAACATTACCATGGGTCTTCGGTCACTTCCGCCGATCGAATGGATTGAACTTGACAATCATTACACCAAGTTTCACACAGAAAAAGCGAAGCGGCTACTAGAACGCGGCGACAAGTGCGTCAAGACCGACCCTGAGGCGTATAACGCGGCTATGGAGCTGCTGCAAGAGCTCACGAATTACCTGCCGGCTCGCTACCCCAGCTTATACAGGCGAACGGCCGTGGGTATCGACAACCTCTGGTCCGGCGAGTCGCTCAACATCACAGAGGTGCTATTGCGCGAGGACCCAATGGCCATGTGCGCGCGACTCGTGCAAGACGATCTCGCCCTCATGATTGAGCAACCGGACGGACAATATCGCCTCCTGGCGGGggccatcctcctcgccggcttcTGGAGGCTGTCCGACAAATTTGGAATGACGCTAGCCGACATACACACGTCGGGAAACGTTCCGCACttcgaggagaagctccaAAGCGGCATGATGAAGTTCTTTCAACGGCTGCGATGCGATACGTTTTACGCGCGCAACAACTATTTCATCCAGGTGGACGATGAGCTGGCCTGGAGCCCCAGcattggcgacgaggacgaagctGTCGTCAGCTGGGGcacggcgaagaagaacaaggccATTGAGCACCACTTCTTCCGGTCCGAGAGGCAGACGCTCCGACGGCTGCCCAGGACGGGCGCGATAGTGTTCACCATTCGCACATATTTCGCGCCCATCACGGAGATTGCCGAGGAAGACTGCGTGCCGGGTCGGCTGGCGAGCGCTGTGCGCAGCTGGGACGAGTGGGTGGGCGAGTACAAGGGCAGGGACAAGTACGGCGAAATCCTGCTTGAGTATCTGGATCGCAAGCACGCGGAGCAGCTACAGAGGGGTCTGGACGTGGACAAGGTGGAGAGTAGCAAGAGTTATCCGTGGTGA
- a CDS encoding uncharacterized protein (COG:S~EggNog:ENOG503Q4SE) — MGSQPMVTGPIRLRWLNSPRKQQRNHAASPVHIRDGPEAVEALMNNWFGQVCPAWSAFDSPLNLNRKIALEMMHSSAAVFNALQSMSASFLSPRLPQLEKPALQMLKKAALSITEEANNLRTKDILDSVPTGLLFSLFCLGTSVCWLEAGRLGLPFLKEAKGLLSRVSSRAILASDDQIETLAFFRKSLVYWEMLLSFVDDYEPRQEDPVRQLGPCRDTPGTTTDQFLHPWTGISTLMSHLFTLSIRLCRSHRRRVSRPKGTEIAIEAAMEEAQEAQNLEQRLLDTDFSAVLPTNSTGDEKTPWMHLAYVAEAYQLASLLQLYLTFPHLVTLRLQLDPDIEANSKIPCDKWTIPVALRLTKLLEQIPPESGSRVIQPLLYICASTGLCFNVSPLSPNSSTCQTEANVTCDTLPITLGVQGILDYIGQMQVAEGGDTMSQMAVEIGTARNFILRRLDTLECTLQPRPIAVAKLLVKAIWAAYDDEQEGCGSRHWLDIMEAHSLRSLFG; from the coding sequence ATGGGTTCCCAGCCCATGGTCACAGGACCCATCCGACTTCGGTGGCTCAACTCTCCCCGAAAGCAGCAACGAAACCATGCCGCGTCTCCTGTGCATATTCGCGATGGCCCAGAAGCTGTGGAAGCGCTCATGAACAACTGGTTTGGCCAAGTATGCCCGGCCTGGTCGGCATTCGACTCGCCCCTAAATCTGAATCGGAAAATTGCCCTGGAGATGATGCACAGCTCAGCAGCCGTGTTCAACGCGCTGCAAAGCATGTCTGCCAGCTTTCTCTCTCCGAGACTGCCGCAACTAGAGAAGCCCGCGCTTCAAATGCTTAAAAAGGCGGCGCTATCGATCACGGAGGAGGCAAACAATCTGCGAACAAAGGACATTCTAGATTCTGTACCAACCGGCCTGCTGTTCTCACTTTTCTGCCTGGGCACATCGGTATGCTGGTTGGAAGCCGGGCGACTGGGTCTGCCATTCCTGAAAGAGGCTAAAGGCCTGCTCTCTCGCGTCTCTAGCCGGGCTATTCTGGCATCAGATGACCAAATCGAGACGTTGGCGTTTTTTAGAAAGAGCCTTGTGTACTGGGAAATGTTGCTGTCGTTCGTGGACGATTACGAGCCTAGGCAAGAGGACCCCGTCCGTCAGCTTGGTCCTTGTCGCGACACGCCGGGCACAACAACTGATCAATTCCTTCATCCATGGACAGGCATCTCAACTCTAATGTCTCATCTTTTTACTCTTTCTATCCGGCTGTGCCGATCGCATCGACGTCGGGTGTCAAGGCCGAAGGGGACCGAGATAGCCATTGAGGCTGCCATGGAGGAGGCTCAGGAGGCACAGAATCTAGAACAGCGACTACTCGATACGGACTTTTCTGCAGTTTTACCTACGAATAgcacgggcgacgagaagacCCCCTGGATGCATCTTGCATACGTGGCAGAGGCTTACCAGCTGGCCTCTCTGCTACAGCTCTACTTAACATTTCCTCATCTAGTGACCCTTCGCCTGCAGCTTGACCCGGATATTGAGGCCAACAGCAAAATTCCTTGCGACAAATGGACGATACCAGTGGCGCTGCGCCTTACAAAGCTCCTGGAACAGATACCGCCGGAGTCTGGCAGCCGTGTGATACAGCCGCTGCTGTACATTTGCGCGAGCACGGGGCTGTGTTTTAACGTGTCTCCCTTGTCGCCAAACAGCTCAACATGTCAGACCGAAGCAAACGTGACTTGCGATACATTGCCCATAACCTTGGGTGTGCAGGGTATCTTGGACTACATCGGCCAGATGCAGGTGGCGGAAGGGGGCGACACTATGTCCCAGATGGCCGTGGAAATCGGTACGGCCCGCAACTTCATTTTGCGGCGGCTCGACACTCTGGAATGCACTCTGCAACCGAGGCCTATTGCCGTCGCAAAATTGCTTGTTAAAGCGATCTGGGCTGCGTACGATGACGAGCAGGAAGGGTGCGGATCGCGACATTGGTTGGATATCATGGAAGCACACAGTCTACGATCTCTGTTTGGATAG
- a CDS encoding uncharacterized protein (SECRETED:SignalP(1-16~SECRETED:cutsite=CIA-IS~SECRETED:prob=0.5133)~TransMembrane:9 (n3-11c16/17o58-81i93-111o117-139i204-225o253-275i305-323o329-350i370-389o401-422i)~COG:E~EggNog:ENOG503P0VT), translating into MAVLLHKPSLKASDPEHDDCSRGHGTDVDNLHALGYKAELRRNRSMFTLLFQSLAVAAIPYGFGSTLISAVYGGGQLAMFLGWVLVCVLDECIAISLGELAAKYPTSAGPYYWSHQIASPRYKTILSFITGWTWLIGNWTITLSVNFGFASLLAAAVNLYEPAYEWQPWKLVLLCYGLCVTTWFIVAFGNRLLPFVDTLCAAFTAVTILVTCIWLSVEAKEGRHSAAYTLGHEDVTLSGWGNFSFFIGILPPAYTFSALGMITSMAEECGDVAIKLPRAISLAVPVGFVAGLFFVIPICATLPDLSDILNAPLGQALPYVFLRVLGNPGSALALTVLILIITMFCSISITVAASRTTWAFARDSAIPGARLWSQVNEKHDTPIWALTLTTLVQMLLSLIYLGSSSAFNAFVSVGVVALAVSYGIPIALSMSTGRAAVNTAPWTFGKKVGWVINSVAVCWIAFELVLFSMPPAIPVTPSTMNYCIVVFVGFMTLSAAWYGIHARHVYKGPPDSDGLVANA; encoded by the exons ATGGCAGTTCTGTTACATAAACCCAGTTTGAAAGCAAGCGATCCTGAGCATGACGATTGTTCTCGCGGCCATGGAACGGACGTGGACAATCTCCACGCACTAGGCTACAAGGCGGAGCTGCGTCGCAACCGTTCCATGTTCACGCTGCTTTTCCAGTCTCTGGCTGTAGCGGCT ATTCCGTATGGATTCGGCTCAACGCTTATAAGTGCAGTGtatggcggcg GACAGCTGGCCATGTTTCTAGGTTGGGTATTGGTTTGTGTTCTCGACGAGTGCATTGCAATCTCGCTCGGGGAACTTGCAGCCAAATACCCGACGTCTGCCGGACCATACTACTGGTCGCACCAAATTGCAAGCCCGCGATACAAGACCATCCTGTCGTTTATAACGGGCTGGACGTGGCTAATTGGCAATTGGACCATCACGCTTTCTGTCAATTTTGGGTTTGCGTCGCTGCTCGCAGCCGCAGTCAACCTGTATGAGCCCGCCTATGAGTGGCAGCCGTGGAAGCTGGTGCTATTGTGCTACGGGCTATGTGTGACGACATGGTTCATCGTTGCCTTCGGCAACAGGTTGCTGCCCTTCGTTGACACCCTTTGCGCCGCATTTACAGCCGTTACGATTCTGGTGACCTGCATTTGGCTGTCTGTAGAGGCAAAGGAGGGTCGACATTCTGCAGCATATACATTG GGGCACGAGGATGTCACATTGTCAGGTTGGGGTAACTTCTCATTCTTCATCGGCATTCTGCCACCGGCTTATAC GTTCTCTGCCCTTGGCATGATCACATCGATGGCCGAGGAAtgcggcgacgtggccatCAAGCTTCCCCGTGCTATCTCACTTGCAGTGCCAGTCGGCTTCGTGGCGGGATTGTTTTTC GTCATCCCGATATGTGCGACGCTGCCTGACCTATCCGACATACTCAACGCGCCGCTCGGCCAAGCCCTTCCATACGTTTTCCTCCGCGTCTTGGGAAATCCCGGCAGTGCGCTGGCACTCACAGTGCTGATTCTTATCATCACGATGTTTTGCTCCATCTCGATCACTGTCGCCGCATCTAGGACAACGTGGGCTTTTGCTCGTGACAGTGCCATTCCTGGTGCTCGACTGTGGTCCCAGGTGAACGAGAAGCACGACACACCCATATGGGCTTTGACTCTCACGACACTGGTTCAGATGTTGCTTAGTCTTATCTACCTGGGATCAAGCTCCGCCTTTAATGCATTCGTTTCCGTTGGCGTTGTTGCCCTGGCTGTGTCCTATGGCATTCCTATCGCGCTGTCCATGTCCACTGGTCGAGCTGCGGTCAACACCGCGCCGTGGACCTTTGGCAAGAAAGTGGGCTGGGTCATCAATTCTGTTGCGGTTTGTTGGATTGCCTTTGAGCTTGTACTTTTCTCCATGCCGCCTGCCATTCCAGTTACGCCTTCGACGATGAACTACTGCATTGTGGTGTTCGTTGGGTTCATGACCCTTAGCGCTGCGTGGTACGGCATCCATGCGCGCCACG TTTACAAGGGTCCCCCCGATTCTGACGGACTTGTGGCTAACGCCTGA
- a CDS encoding uncharacterized protein (COG:E~TransMembrane:12 (i47-71o77-97i131-157o169-188i195-217o237-259i280-303o331-353i383-401o407-428i448-467o479-500i)~EggNog:ENOG503P0VT) encodes MFLGWVLVCVLDECIAISLGELAAKYPTSAGPYYWSHQIASPRYKTILSFITGWTWLIGNWTITLSVNFGFASLLAAAVNLYEPAYEWQPWKLVLLCYGLCVTTWFIVAFGNRLLPFVDTLCAAFTAVTILVTCIWLSVEAKEGRHSAAYTLGHEDVTLSGWGNFSFFIGILPPAYTFSALGMITSMAEECGDVAIKLPRAISLAVPVGFVAGLFFVIPICATLPDLSDILNAPLGQALPYVFLRVLGNPGSALALTVLILIITMFCSISITVAASRTTWAFARDSAIPGARLWSQVNEKHDTPIWALTLTTLVQMLLSLIYLGSSSAFNAFVSVGVVALAVSYGIPIALSMSTGRAAVNTAPWTFGKKVGWVINSVAVCWIAFELVLFSMPPAIPVTPSTMNYCIVVFVGFMTLSAAWYGIHARHVYKGPPDSDGLVANA; translated from the exons ATGTTTCTAGGTTGGGTATTGGTTTGTGTTCTCGACGAGTGCATTGCAATCTCGCTCGGGGAACTTGCAGCCAAATACCCGACGTCTGCCGGACCATACTACTGGTCGCACCAAATTGCAAGCCCGCGATACAAGACCATCCTGTCGTTTATAACGGGCTGGACGTGGCTAATTGGCAATTGGACCATCACGCTTTCTGTCAATTTTGGGTTTGCGTCGCTGCTCGCAGCCGCAGTCAACCTGTATGAGCCCGCCTATGAGTGGCAGCCGTGGAAGCTGGTGCTATTGTGCTACGGGCTATGTGTGACGACATGGTTCATCGTTGCCTTCGGCAACAGGTTGCTGCCCTTCGTTGACACCCTTTGCGCCGCATTTACAGCCGTTACGATTCTGGTGACCTGCATTTGGCTGTCTGTAGAGGCAAAGGAGGGTCGACATTCTGCAGCATATACATTG GGGCACGAGGATGTCACATTGTCAGGTTGGGGTAACTTCTCATTCTTCATCGGCATTCTGCCACCGGCTTATAC GTTCTCTGCCCTTGGCATGATCACATCGATGGCCGAGGAAtgcggcgacgtggccatCAAGCTTCCCCGTGCTATCTCACTTGCAGTGCCAGTCGGCTTCGTGGCGGGATTGTTTTTC GTCATCCCGATATGTGCGACGCTGCCTGACCTATCCGACATACTCAACGCGCCGCTCGGCCAAGCCCTTCCATACGTTTTCCTCCGCGTCTTGGGAAATCCCGGCAGTGCGCTGGCACTCACAGTGCTGATTCTTATCATCACGATGTTTTGCTCCATCTCGATCACTGTCGCCGCATCTAGGACAACGTGGGCTTTTGCTCGTGACAGTGCCATTCCTGGTGCTCGACTGTGGTCCCAGGTGAACGAGAAGCACGACACACCCATATGGGCTTTGACTCTCACGACACTGGTTCAGATGTTGCTTAGTCTTATCTACCTGGGATCAAGCTCCGCCTTTAATGCATTCGTTTCCGTTGGCGTTGTTGCCCTGGCTGTGTCCTATGGCATTCCTATCGCGCTGTCCATGTCCACTGGTCGAGCTGCGGTCAACACCGCGCCGTGGACCTTTGGCAAGAAAGTGGGCTGGGTCATCAATTCTGTTGCGGTTTGTTGGATTGCCTTTGAGCTTGTACTTTTCTCCATGCCGCCTGCCATTCCAGTTACGCCTTCGACGATGAACTACTGCATTGTGGTGTTCGTTGGGTTCATGACCCTTAGCGCTGCGTGGTACGGCATCCATGCGCGCCACG TTTACAAGGGTCCCCCCGATTCTGACGGACTTGTGGCTAACGCCTGA